Proteins encoded in a region of the Pyxidicoccus trucidator genome:
- a CDS encoding ABC transporter permease/M1 family aminopeptidase codes for MKAQRLGTVVRTELAHQVRRPLFVILLVITFLVVWGLSSGNVTIESGASQVGGQKAWVTSEFAVSQTLIFLTFLLYTFFVSVGAGMGVIADDEARVGPILHTTPLTPREYVWGKFLAVLAAYGLALVALVAFMVFFHHVVPAGENAEYRGPLSLLNYVRPALFFSVPLLVFTAGMAFTVGELTRRPVLVYFLPVVMMFVCAFFLWDWSPGWLDPKVNRLLMALEPAGLRWLSETWVKVDRGVEFYNTQRVGLDALFVLSRLGFIAVGLAGVAWSARHVAHGLRGAPVRAAKGKTLADAPPATPVGTVREEASLASLGMEVRPPGLLSGLWTVARAEVRGLLSQPGLYLFVPIILLQMVVQSLNAVGPFDTPLLTSPGHFAVRSMGQASVLVCLLLMFYTVESLERERAVFFAPIHDATPVRTLSVLLGKALANSLVGVSLMAAVWLAATLVQLAQGKVPVMVAPFVIVWGLLLLPTFVLWTCFVLAARAVTGGRFGAYGLALAALCLTGFAAVRGELNWATNWPLWGSVKWSDLGPFEVDRTALVLNRLGALGLAAFFAALAVRLDGRRATDSVSTLERLKPGGLLRGAWRLAPWAVVPAVALIGAAVQVGQGWQGDAAKKRAKEYWQKNLATWKDAPQPALQDVDLDVDLEPEAGTFRMRGTYTLVNRHATPLDAFALTGGDHWEDVRWTVDGKESTPEDRSRLYVFRPAAPMQPGAVLRVGFEYHGHFPRGATKDGGDVEEFILPSGVVLTSFNPTFAPVIGYREDIGIDPKENKYEPRVYPDRYYEGPTEPAWGTGTPFTTRIRVTGPAEYTLNSVGVLESDEVKDGRRASVWKSDHPMSMFNIVAGKWVVLRGEGTAVFHHPGHGYNVEQMRRGLDAARRYYSEWFHPYPWKELKLSEFPGLDTYAQGFATNITFSESIGFLTKSTPKANAVLLITAHEAAHQWWGNMLIPGKGPGGEVLSEGTSHYSSLKLVEQLEGPAVRMEIAKRLEERYAKNRRVDAEQPLVKLDNTREGDNTVLYDKGGWVFWMMEGLLGREQMHAGIQAFLNQRMSDADHPVLQDFTAAMRPFARDAAAYDAFVQQWFHEVHVPEYRLSAANVKQEGGQWVATVTVENAGSGRMPVEVAAVKGERFPERTEEEAAKGPAQPSPDYREARTTVVLGAGEKAEVTVRADFAPEQWVVDPDVRVLQLRREVAALKL; via the coding sequence ATGAAGGCCCAACGGCTGGGCACCGTGGTGCGCACGGAATTGGCGCACCAGGTGCGCCGCCCGCTGTTCGTCATCCTGCTGGTCATCACCTTCCTGGTGGTGTGGGGCCTGTCCTCCGGCAACGTGACGATTGAGTCCGGAGCCAGCCAGGTGGGTGGACAGAAGGCGTGGGTGACGAGCGAGTTCGCCGTCTCGCAGACGCTCATCTTCCTCACCTTCCTCCTCTACACGTTCTTCGTCTCGGTGGGCGCCGGCATGGGCGTCATCGCGGACGACGAGGCGCGGGTGGGCCCCATCCTCCACACCACGCCGCTGACGCCGCGCGAGTACGTGTGGGGCAAGTTCCTGGCGGTGCTGGCCGCGTATGGCCTGGCGCTGGTGGCGCTGGTGGCCTTCATGGTGTTCTTCCACCACGTGGTGCCCGCGGGAGAGAACGCGGAGTACCGGGGCCCGCTGTCGCTGCTCAACTACGTGCGGCCGGCGCTCTTCTTCAGCGTGCCGCTGCTCGTCTTCACCGCGGGCATGGCCTTCACGGTGGGCGAGCTGACGCGGCGGCCGGTGCTCGTCTACTTCCTGCCCGTGGTGATGATGTTCGTCTGCGCGTTCTTCCTCTGGGACTGGTCGCCCGGGTGGCTGGACCCGAAGGTGAACCGGCTCCTCATGGCACTGGAGCCCGCGGGCCTGCGCTGGCTGAGCGAGACGTGGGTGAAGGTCGACCGGGGCGTGGAGTTCTACAACACGCAGCGCGTGGGGCTGGACGCGCTCTTCGTCCTCAGCCGGCTGGGCTTCATCGCCGTAGGGCTGGCGGGCGTGGCGTGGAGCGCGCGTCACGTGGCGCATGGGCTGCGAGGCGCGCCGGTGCGGGCCGCGAAGGGGAAGACGCTGGCGGACGCGCCGCCCGCCACGCCGGTGGGGACCGTGCGCGAGGAGGCGTCGCTCGCCTCGCTGGGGATGGAGGTTCGCCCGCCGGGGCTGTTGTCGGGGCTGTGGACGGTGGCGCGCGCCGAGGTGCGCGGCCTGCTGTCGCAGCCGGGGCTCTACCTCTTCGTGCCCATCATCCTGTTGCAGATGGTGGTGCAGTCGCTCAACGCGGTGGGGCCGTTCGACACGCCGCTGCTGACGTCGCCGGGGCACTTCGCGGTGCGGAGCATGGGGCAGGCGTCGGTGCTCGTGTGCCTGCTGCTCATGTTCTACACGGTGGAGTCGCTGGAGCGGGAGCGCGCCGTCTTCTTCGCGCCCATCCATGACGCCACGCCGGTGCGCACGCTGTCGGTGCTGCTGGGCAAGGCGCTCGCGAACAGCCTCGTCGGAGTCTCGCTGATGGCGGCGGTGTGGCTGGCCGCGACGCTGGTGCAACTGGCGCAGGGGAAGGTGCCGGTGATGGTGGCGCCCTTCGTCATCGTCTGGGGGTTGCTGCTGCTCCCCACCTTCGTGCTGTGGACGTGCTTCGTGCTGGCGGCGCGCGCGGTGACGGGTGGGCGCTTCGGTGCGTACGGGCTGGCGCTGGCGGCGCTGTGCCTCACCGGCTTCGCGGCGGTGCGCGGCGAGCTGAACTGGGCGACGAACTGGCCGCTGTGGGGCTCGGTGAAGTGGTCCGATTTGGGGCCGTTCGAGGTGGACCGGACGGCGCTCGTGCTCAACCGGCTTGGCGCGCTGGGGCTGGCCGCGTTCTTCGCGGCGCTGGCGGTGCGGCTGGACGGACGGCGGGCGACGGACTCGGTGAGCACGCTGGAGCGGCTGAAGCCCGGCGGCCTGCTGCGCGGCGCGTGGCGGCTGGCCCCGTGGGCGGTGGTGCCGGCGGTGGCGCTCATCGGCGCGGCGGTGCAGGTGGGGCAGGGCTGGCAGGGGGACGCGGCGAAGAAGCGCGCGAAGGAGTACTGGCAGAAGAACCTGGCCACGTGGAAGGACGCGCCGCAGCCCGCGCTTCAGGACGTGGACCTGGACGTGGACCTGGAGCCGGAGGCCGGCACGTTCCGCATGCGCGGCACGTACACGCTGGTGAACCGGCACGCGACGCCGCTGGACGCCTTCGCCCTCACTGGCGGAGACCACTGGGAGGACGTGCGCTGGACGGTGGACGGGAAGGAGTCCACGCCGGAGGACCGCTCGCGGCTGTACGTCTTCCGGCCGGCCGCGCCGATGCAGCCGGGCGCGGTGCTGCGCGTGGGCTTCGAGTACCACGGCCACTTCCCCCGGGGCGCGACGAAGGACGGCGGGGACGTGGAGGAGTTCATCCTGCCGTCGGGGGTGGTGCTCACCAGCTTCAACCCGACGTTCGCCCCGGTGATTGGCTACCGGGAGGACATCGGCATCGACCCGAAGGAGAACAAGTACGAGCCGCGCGTGTACCCGGACCGGTACTACGAGGGGCCGACGGAGCCCGCGTGGGGCACGGGGACGCCGTTCACCACGCGCATCCGCGTGACGGGTCCGGCGGAGTACACGCTCAACTCGGTGGGCGTGCTGGAGAGCGACGAGGTGAAGGACGGCCGCCGCGCCAGCGTGTGGAAGAGCGACCACCCGATGAGCATGTTCAACATCGTCGCGGGGAAGTGGGTGGTGCTGCGCGGTGAGGGCACGGCCGTCTTCCACCACCCCGGGCACGGCTACAACGTGGAGCAGATGCGGCGCGGGCTGGATGCGGCGCGCCGGTACTACTCGGAGTGGTTCCACCCGTATCCGTGGAAGGAACTGAAGCTGTCCGAGTTCCCCGGCCTGGACACGTACGCGCAGGGCTTCGCCACCAACATCACCTTCTCGGAGAGCATCGGCTTCCTGACGAAGAGCACGCCGAAGGCGAACGCGGTGCTGCTGATTACCGCGCACGAGGCGGCGCACCAGTGGTGGGGCAACATGCTCATCCCCGGCAAGGGCCCGGGGGGCGAGGTGCTGTCGGAGGGCACGTCGCACTACTCGTCGCTGAAGCTGGTGGAGCAGCTGGAGGGGCCCGCCGTGCGGATGGAAATCGCGAAGCGGCTGGAGGAGCGCTACGCGAAGAACCGGCGCGTGGACGCGGAGCAGCCGCTGGTGAAGCTGGACAACACGCGCGAGGGCGACAACACCGTCCTCTACGACAAGGGCGGCTGGGTGTTCTGGATGATGGAAGGGCTGCTGGGCCGCGAGCAGATGCATGCGGGCATCCAGGCGTTCCTGAACCAGCGCATGAGCGACGCGGACCATCCGGTGCTGCAGGACTTCACCGCGGCGATGCGGCCCTTCGCACGGGACGCGGCGGCCTATGACGCCTTCGTCCAGCAGTGGTTCCACGAAGTGCACGTGCCGGAGTACCGGCTGTCCGCCGCCAACGTGAAGCAGGAGGGCGGACAGTGGGTGGCCACGGTGACGGTGGAGAACGCGGGCAGCGGGCGCATGCCGGTGGAGGTGGCCGCGGTGAAGGGCGAGCGCTTCCCGGAGCGGACGGAGGAAGAGGCCGCGAAGGGACCGGCACAGCCGTCACCGGACTACCGGGAGGCGCGGACGACGGTGGTGCTCGGGGCAGGGGAGAAGGCGGAGGTGACGGTGCGCGCCGACTTCGCTCCCGAGCAGTGGGTGGTGGACCCGGACGTGCGAGTGCTCCAGCTCCGGCGCGAGGTCGCGGCGCTGAAGCTGTGA